One genomic window of Punica granatum isolate Tunisia-2019 chromosome 1, ASM765513v2, whole genome shotgun sequence includes the following:
- the LOC116195837 gene encoding uncharacterized protein LOC116195837: MYYVYLYINRWYICQPTSPLSIIYPSSCSLHNNTRTSILKNNHRLRGRMGNCIRHESPMQWGGDNWSSAAGDEEEEELAYGLNMAKSLESQSPAAVEMVKVRITKRQLEELLGKVDVKELSVHQAVTQLLSAAAVSHHRTWRPALQSIPETN; encoded by the coding sequence atgtattatgtatatttatatataaatagatggTATATATGCCAACCCACTTCTCCACTTTCGATAATATATCCTTCTTCCTGCTCTCTGCACAACAACACGCGCACATCCATTCTCAAGAACAACCACAGACTAAGAGGAAGGATGGGCAACTGCATAAGGCACGAGTCCCCAATGCAGTGGGGCGGCGACAACTGGAGCTCTGCGGCCGGGgatgaggaagaggaggaactGGCATACGGCCTCAATATGGCCAAGAGCCTAGAATCCCAGTCGCCGGCCGCGGTAGAAATGGTGAAGGTCAGGATCACGAAGAGGCAGCTGGAGGAGCTGCTGGGAAAAGTGGACGTGAAGGAGCTGTCCGTACACCAGGCCGTGACCCAGCTGCTTAGCGCCGCAGCTGTCTCCCACCACCGGACGTGGCGACCAGCACTGCAAAGCATCCCGGAGACTAATTAG